From Agrobacterium vitis:
GATCTATCCCGCAAAGGACACGGATCTTCCCGGCTTGCAGGCGGTCGAGCGGGTCAATGCGCTTTACCGGCGGCTGTTTGCAGTTGGCCATGTGCCGTTTTCGCTGGCGCCGGTTGATCAGGGCAAGGCCTTGCGGCTAGACCATGATCCCGCACTCGGCGCATCCGCCTATCGGCTCGACTTTGCGCAGCAGATTACGCTGTCCTTTGGCGATGAAGCGGGACGGCAATATGGACTGACGGCATTGGCGCAAATGCTGCATGGAGCAAGACGGGACCCCGCGCAGTTTCAGTTTCCGGTCTCCGGCCAGATCAAGGATGCGCCGCGTTATGGCTGGCGCGGCTGCCATCTGGATGTGTCCCGGCAATTTTATCCGACGCAGGACGTGCTGCGGCTGATCGACATCATGGCCTGGATGAAGCTGAACATTTTCCACTGGCACCTGACCGATGATGAAGCCTGGCGGTTGGAAATCAAGGCCTACCCGCAACTGACGACTATCGGCGTGCTGCGTGGCCCGGCTGAGCCGATGTTGCCGCAGCTTGGCAATGGCGCGGAGCCGGTCGGTGGTTTTTACACCCAGGAGGATGTTGCACACATCGTCGCCCATGCCGCTTTGTTGCATGTCGAAGTCGTGCCTGAGATCGATATTCCAGGTCATAGCACCGCGATCCTGGCGGCCTTGCCTGAGCTGGTCGATGGCCAGGAAGCACCTGACAGCTATCGTTCCGTCCAGGGCTATCCGAATAACGCCCTCAACCCAGCCATTGAGCAGACCTATGCGTTTCTCGGCAAGGTCTTGGATGAAATGGCGAGGCTGTTTCCCTCCGATCTCGTGCATGTCGGCGGTGATGAGGTTGCGGCGAATACCTGGATGGCCTCGCCGCTAGCGAAAAAGCTGATGGAGCAGGAGGGCATTGACGGCACATTTGGGCTGCAAAGCCATTTCATGAAGCGCATTCAGCAGATGCTGAAAGAACGCGGCAAGAAACTGGCCGGTTGGGACGAAGTATCCCACGGCGGCGGTGTCGATCCGCAGGGAACACTGCTGATGGCCTGGCAGAAGCCGGAGGTTGGGTTGGATCTGGCGCGGCAGGGCTATGATGTGGTGATGACGCCGGGTCAGGCCTATTATCTCGATATGGTGCAGGACGAGGCGTGGCAGGAGCCGGGCGCCAGCTGGGCCGGCACCGTGCCGCCGCACCATACCTACACCTATGAGGCCGTCGCAGAGTTTCCTGAGGAATTAAAGCCGAGGATGCGGGGTGTGCAGGCCTGTATCTGGTCGGAGCATTTCCTGAACCGCGATTACTTTAACCACCTCGTCTTCCCCCGCCTGCCAGCTGTTGCCGAGGCCGCCTGGACCCCCAGGGATCAGAAGGACTGGCTGCGGTTTGCAGCGCTCGCGCCGCTGATGCCACATTTTTAAGGAAATCGGACATGGAACTTCGAATTGCCGTTGGTGGCATTCATACAGAATGCAGCACGTCATCGCCGGTGCTGATGCAGATCGAGGATTTTCGCGTGCTGCGCGGTGATGATCTTCTTGCCGCCGATTATTTCAGCTTTCTTGGCACGGATGGGCTGAAACCTTTGCCCTTGCTGCATGCCCGCGCTGTTCCAGGAGGCCCGGTTTTGCGCCAGACCTATGAGAGTTTCAAGGCCGAATTCCTGGAAAGGTTGCAGGCCGCTCTGCCGGTGGACGGGCTCTATCTCGCCATGCATGGCGCCATGAATGTCGAAGGCATTGATGATGCCGAGGGTGATTGGATCGCTTCTGCCCGCGCCGTGGTTGGATTGGATTGCCCGGTTGCTGCAAGCTATGATCTGCATGGCAATGTCACCCAGAAAATCATCGATCAACTGGATATTTTCGCCGGTTACCGGACCGCGCCGCATATCGATGTGCGCGAAACCATGGTCCGGGCCTGGGACATGTTGGTAAAAGCACTGCGGACCGGCGAAAAGCCTGGGATCGCCTGGGCGCCTGTGCCGGTTCTTCTTCCCGGAGAACGAACGTCTACCGAAGACGAGCCGGCCAAAAGCCTTTACTTGCAATTGCCCCAGCATGATCAGCGACCGGGCATATGGGATGCCAATCTGATGGTTGGTTATGTCTGGGCCGACGAGCCACGCGCCACGGCCTGTGCCGTGGTCACAGGCGTGGATCGAAGCGAGGCACAAAAGGTGGCTGAAGAGATTGCCCGGTCTTACTGGGAAGCGCGCCATGCCTTCCGGTTCGGCCCGGTGACGGGTTCTTTGAATGACATGCTGAATATCGTCGAAAAGACCCAGACCCGGCCGATTATTCTGGCTGATTCCGGCGACAACCCGACCGGCGGTGGCGTTGGCGACCGCGCCGATGTGTTAGCGGCATTGATTGCTCGTAATTTCGACGGGGCTGTGATTGGCGGGATTACCGACAAGCCCGCAGTCGATGCCTGTTTTTCCGCGGGCGTCGGGGCGAAATTGGCACTGAAGGTCGGTGGCTCACTCGATCCGGCAAGCCCGTCGGTTGAGGTGAATTGCGAGGTGCTTCGGCTGGATGATCCGGGTGTGGCAACGGAGCGTCAGGCCATCGTCAAAATCGGTGGTATTACCCTTATTCTCGCCAGCAAGCGCAGGCCCTACCACAATCTGGCCGATTTCACCCGGCATGGCATTGATCCGAAAGCGGTGCGGTTGCTGGTGGTAAAGTCGGGCTATCTTTCTCCCGAGCTTCAGCCAATTTCCAATCCGAACCTGATGGCGCTGACCGATGGGGTCATCAACCAGGATATCGAAGCCTTGCCGAGCAAGCGCCGCAAACAACCGACCTATCCCTTCGTCAAGGATTTCGACTATCAGCCGCAAGCAACGACTTCAGCGCGTTGGACGGATAGCGACAATCGTGAAGGCGCAGACTGAGCCCGTCAGAATTCCAGGCAAACTTTAAACGAGAGATCAGCGATCTCATTCCTCAAAGCTGTCTCCGGTAAAGCCAGCGGCAGCTTGTTTTCACAAAGATAGCGCGTTCATGCCGCCAGTTCTCTCCATCATTGCCGCTAATCCGGGTATCCGGATTAGCGCGATTGCGATTTTCTTCTTCGGCCTGTCCGGTGCGACCACGGCTCCCTATATGTCGATCATTGGCATACACGAGTTGGGGTTGAGCAATGCGCATTACTCGCTGCTGATTTTCATCGCGTCCTGCGTCAATGTCGCCGCCAGCGTTGCCGTGGGGATCTTGGCCGACAGGCTTGGACATTTCCGCATGCCGATGGTCATGGTCAGCTTGTTTGGCGTGATCGGTTATGGGGTGGTGTTTCTTGAGCCGAACCAGATCATCTTCGTTGGCTCCGCGCTGCTATTGCTGCCGGTTTACAACGCCTTGAATTCGCTGATATTTGCCAATGTGCGGGCCGCATCCAAGGATATGCCGGTGCGTGAACTGATTGCGGTCAATTCCGGCGTGCGGGCGATTATATCGGCCTCCTGGGTCCTGGTGCCCGGTCTGGTGGGCTTCTTTCTGGCCGGTCAGAAAAGCATGCTGCCCGCCTTTCTGTTTGCCAGCCTCGGCGGACTTGCCTGTTTCATGCTGTTTCTGGTCTGGTTGCCGAAGGCGGAGGCAAGGGCCGAACCCTCGGCAAGCCTGGCGTTTTTTTCATCCCTGTCTAAAATCGCTTCGCCAGGATTATTGTTGCGGCTTGGCGCCATCGCGCTGATTACGGCCATGCTGCAAATGAACGGCGTCGTGCTGCCCCTTGTCATGACCGGGCCAGCGCATGGCACGACCGGCGATGTCGGTATTATCGTCGGTATCGTCGCCTTTCTGGAAATCATCTTCATTCTGTTCTGGGGCTGGGTGGAGCGCAAAACCTCCAGTGTCGCGACGCTTGTTGCCGGTTCGCTGATCTATTGCGTTTATTTGTTGTGCCTCGGTCTCGCCTCGCGGCCAGAACATGTCTATCTGCTCTCCGGCATTGCCGGTTTCGGCGCGGCGGCGATTATCAGCGTGCCGATTACCTATCTGCAAAACCTGATTGCCGATCGCGCGGGCCTTGGTAGTTCGCTCATTGCGGTGAATATCTTCTTGAGCGGTGGATTGAACTCGCTGCTCTTTGCATTCGGAACCGGTATCAGCGATTATTCCGGCACAGCAATGCTCGGCGCCTTGGCCGGATTCTGCGGGATTTTGCTGTTGCTGATGCTGGAAAAGCCACGGTCCTTCAGGGGTGCTCAATGACCGGAATACAGAGAAGAGACCATCATGGCAGAACGTGAACCAGAGAAGAACGACCGCGGTTTGCTGGAAGTCTGTGTGGATTCCGTTGCGGGGCTGGAGGCGGCGATTGCCGGTGGCGCGGACCGGATCGAGCTATGCGCCGCCCTTGACTGCGGGGGGCTGACGCCGACATCAGGCCTGATGCAGCGTGCCGCTCAGGCACCCATCCCGGTTTTTGCGATGATCCGGCCACGGGCAGGTGGTTTCGTGTTCTCACCTGATGAGGTCGCCGTCATGGCGGCGGATATCCACGCCGCACGGCAGGCAGGTTTGGCGGGTGTCGTACTTGGGGCGTCTCTGCCTGATGGACGACTGGACCTTGAGGTGCTTGGTAAGCTCACAGCGGTAGCGTCTGGCCTGGCTGTGACATTGCACCGGGCTTTCGACCTCGTGCCAGACTTTGATGAAGCGCTGGAGCAGGCGGTTGCGCTCGGGTTTGGCCGAATTCTCACGTCCGGTGGCGCGCAATCCGTCGTCGACGGTTTCGACCGTTTGACATCGCTTTCAAAAGCGGCAGGTGGCCGGATCATCATCCTGCCCGGTGGTGGGCTGCGGCCTGATCGCATCGCGCCGTTCTGGCAGGCCGGCTTGCGGGAGTTTCACGCCTCTTGCAGCGTGCCAGCGACGGTCGATCCCGTTCTGGTCGATTTTGGTTTTGCCAGGGCGGGGCAGGCGCAGACCGATAGCGATTTGGTCCGCAGACTTGTTGAGGCAATCGACAACTGCCGCACTCTGCCCTGATGGGTTATACGGTTTCCGGGTCCACCTGGCGCGGCGCGCCTTTTTCGTCCAGCGCCACCATGATGAAATGGGCATCGGTGACCTTTTGGCGCTCCTGCGTAAACTGCCTGCGGACCCAGCACTCGACATAGATGGTCATGGAGGTGCGACCGACCTGGCTGATGGATGTGTAGATGCACACGGTATCACCGACCTTGACCGGCAGCTTGAAGCTGACTTCCTTTATCGCTGCTGTGACCGTGCGACCTTTCGCGCGCTCGGAAGAGCGGATGCCAGCGGCGGCGTCCATCTGCGCCAGAACCCAGCCACCGAATATATCCCCGGCGGGATTGGTATCGGCTGGCATGGCGAGTGTGCGTAAGGTCAATTCGCCCTGGGGTTCGTCAATCTCGGTCATTGTCTTCCAACTTTCGTTTTCAGGATAGTAGAAGCTGCGTCGTTGCCGCAATCCTCAATTCAATCGAGAGAAGAGATAGGCTCTAGACACTGAAAGGTCGAGAGCGCAGGCATGCGCCGGCGACACTGCGGCTTTGCCGAAAAGCTTTACCTTGCGATTTTACCGCTTTTTAGAAACCTCGATGGAGGCGATCAGCCGCTCGACATAGGCGGAAAACAGGACACCCATATCGGTACTGTCGGGCAGCCGCAGCCAGAGCATTTGCAAACCATCCATCAGGCCGATAATTTCCGTTGCTATCCCTTGGGGATCTATGTCGGATTTGATCTCATGATTCATAATGCCTTCTGCAAAAATGTTGGCCAGTTTGCGGCGCAGTTGCAGGCTACGTTTGTGAAACCAGGCCTGGGCCGGGTGTCCGGCAAGCAGGCTTTCAGCGTTGAGGATCGAAAACGCCCGCACCACTCCTTCCGACTGCATGTTTTGGTTGGTGACCTCAACCAATAGGCCGAGGAAATCGCGCCAATGCGGCGTTTTCTTGTTTAAGTCCGGCGCTGTCTCTTTGTCTCGCCGTTCCAGGATCGCCAGGAGAAGGTCCACTTTGGTCGGAAAATAATGCAGAAGACCAGGAAGTGAGAGGCCGACATCCTCAGCAATGTCTGCAATCGCGGCATTTTGAAAGCCATCCTTGGCAAAACGGTTGAGGGCAGCCTGCAGGATTTCTTCTCGCCGCGCAGCCCCTTTCACCGAATTCCGGCGGCGGCCTGCAACCGTATCGACGGGAGCGCGGCCTGCATCGGATATGTCCTGTCTTGGCATTTCTCTCACTTTCAGGTTGCATGGCGTACCACCCTTAGAGCTTGTCTTTCAGAAAAGTGGAACTCAATTTTCTGAAAGACAAACGAAAACGTGAAAAACGACAGGATGGCGGCTCATTCTGAACCTGAGCGCCTTTATAGCCATATCGAAAACCGGGTGAAGGCAGACAGGTTGTCTTGCGAGAAATAATAATACCGAGTAGTTGGTAGGTAAATAGGGAGGACATGCGATGATCGACCGTCTGCTTGATGAGATGACCCTTGAGGAACAGGTTTCTTTGCTATCCGGTGCGGATTTCTGGACCACGGTGCCGGTGGAGCGGCTCGGTATTGCGAAGATCAAGGTAACCGACGGGCCAAATGGGGCGCGCGGCGGCGGGTCACTGGTTGGCGGCGTGAAGGCGACCTGCTATCCCGTTGCGATTGCGCTCGGTGCCACCTGGAACCCGGCACTTATCGAAGCCATGGGTGTTTCCCTGGCGGGACAGGTGAAAAGCAAGGGCGCGAGCGTCCTTCTTGCGCCAACCGTCAATATCCATCGGTCCGGTTTGAACGGGCGCAATTTCGAATGCTATTCCGAAGACCCCATGCTGACGGCTGCTTTGGCTGTTGCTTATATCAAAGGCGTGCAGAGCCAGGGTGTGGCGGCGACGATCAAGCATTTCGCAGGCAATGAATCCGAGATCGAACGGCAGACCATGTCTTCGGATATCGATGAACGCGCTTTGCGGGAAATCTATCTTCTACCCTTTGAACAGGCCGTGAAAAAGGCTGGTGTCATGGCGGTTATGTCCTCCTATAACCGGCTGAACGGTACCTATACAAGTGAACATGCCTGGCTGTTGACGGATGTTCTGCGCGAGCAATGGGGCTTTGACGGTATTGTCATGTCCGATTGGTTCGGTTCGCATTCCACATCCGAAACCATCAATGCCGGGCTTGATCTGGAAATGCCCGGCCCAACCCGTGACCGTGGTGAAAAGCTGGTGCAGGCGGTTCGCGACGGCACCGTCAGGCCGGAAACAGTACGCGAAGCGGCGGGGCGCATTCTCACTCTGCTGGAGCGGGTCGGGGCGTTTTCATCTGCGCCTGACCTGTCCGAACATGCCGAGGATTTGCCGGCTGACCGGGCGCTAATCCGCAAAATTGGCGCCGAAGGTGCGGTTCTTCTGAAGAATGACAACATCCTGCCGTTGGAAAAGGCATCCCTGAAGCGTGTCGCGGTTATCGGGCCGAATGCCGCTGTTGCCCGGGTGATGGGTGGCGGCAGTGCCCAGATCAATGCCCATTATACGATCAGCCCGCTTGAGGGCATTCGTGCGGCTTTGCAAGGCAGTGTCGACGTTCAGCACAGCGTAGCCTGCGGCAATAGCCGCTTGGTCAAGCTGTTTTCGCAACCGGTCACTGTTGAGTATTTCAAGGGCATCAATTGTCAGGCTACACCTGTGGCGACGGAAACCGTGCAGACGGGGGAATTTTTCTGGTTCGATCTGCCATCGCCGGATCTGTCTCTGGCTGATTTCTCGGTGCGTTTCACTAGTACCTTCACCCCGCAGGAGGATGGGCCGCATCTGCTGGGCATGACCAACTCGGGTCTTGCCAAGCTCTATGTCGATGAAGAACTTGTCATTGACGGCTATACCGGGTGGAAGCGCGGTGAGAATTTCTTTGGCACGGCCAATGATGAAATTCGGCACTCGGTGGAGATGAAGGCTGGCCGTAGCTACGCAATCAAAGTTGAATACCTGTCTCCACCGCCAGAGGAATACGGCATCCATATCACCGCGATCCGTTTCGGCATCGAGAAAATTCTCGGTGAAGACGCGATGGTGGAAGCAGTAGAATGTGCAAGAGGCGCGGATGTGGCGTTGCTCTTTGTTGGGCGCGAGGGGCAATGGGATACGGAAGGTCTCGATCTGCCTGATATGCGCCTGCCGGGCCGTCAGGAAGAATTGATCGAGCGCGTCAGCGCCGTCAATCCGAATTGCGTTGTTGTGCTGCAAACCGGTGGCCCCGTTGAAATGCCTTGGTTGGAAAAGGTCAAGGCGGTGCTTCAGGTCTGGTATCCAGGCCAGGAGCTTGGCAATGCTGTGGCCGATATGCTGTTTGGCGATCAGGAACCGGGCGGGCGTCTACCGCAGACGTTTCCAAAGCAGTTGTCGGATAATTCCGCCATCACAAATGACCCGTCGATCTATCCCGGCAAGGATGGCCATGTGCGTTATGAGGAGGGGGTATTTGTCGGTTACCGTCATCACGACAGCCGTAACATCGAGCCGCTCTTTCCCTTCGGGTTCGGGCTTGGCTACACCAGCTTTCATTGGGATGAGCCTAAGGCCTCCGCATCGGAAATGACCGTATCCGGCATAAAAGTCAGCGTAAAGGTCACCAATACCGGAAAACGGGCAGGGTCCGAAGTGGTGCAGGTTTATGTCGAGGCACCTGTCTCTGGTGTCGAGCGCCCATTGAAGGAGTTGCGGGCCTTTGCCAAAATCGCCCTGGGGCCAGGTGAAAGCGGTGAAGTGACGCTTGAAATCAGCCCGCGCGACCTGAGTTATTACGATGTCGATGCCGCGTCATTCCGGGCAGCTGCGGGACATTATCGGCTGCTGATTGGCGCCCATGCCCAGGACATCCGCAGCACGATCACGATTGCCAATCCGCAGGAATGGCTTGGCGCTGTCGGTGACAAGACGATCTGATCGATGGCTTAAATCATGAGGCGGGCCTCGAATCCATCCTGTCGCCCACTAGCGGGTGACAGGATGTCGAAGCGGGCATTCATCTGCTCTGCCAAACGCTCGATAATTGACAAGCCGAGGCCCGATCCGGGCGTGGTGGCATTGGCACGTTGGAAGCGTTTTCGAATGGCCACCAACTGCTCGGGTGGCAAAACCGGGGAGCCATTGACGACGCAGATCGTGCCGTCTTCGACAAGTGTCACCTCGACAGGCACGCCCTGTGTTCCATGCCGCACAGCATTTTCGATCATGTTGCGAATGACGATGGCAAAGGCGTCTTCGCTGATGGCGCGTGGAAGGGTCGCTGTTGGCGGATGTCGATAAACAATGGCATTTCCCGTCGCGCGCTGGAAATCCTCCACGACAAGATCGAGCACCGGTACGAGATCGACAGCCTGCCCGGTCGAGCCAATGCCCGCTTCTGCCCGAGACAATTGCAATAGTTTTTCCGCCAGGCCCGCAAGCTTTTGCAGGGAGGTTTCCACCTGACTTGCCCGGGCGCGGGCTTCCGGCTCCCGCAATTGGGCCAGCATCATTTGCGTCTGCGCCAGGGCGCCAGCAATGGGGGTGCGCAATTCGTGGGCGCTGTTGGCGGTAAATTCGCGCTCGGCATCCAAAGCGGCCCGCAATCGGGTGAGGAGAAGATTGACCGACCGCCCTATGGGCTGCAATTCTTTGGGCAGTGGGCTAAGGTCGATTTCCGCCAGATTGCCATGATCCTTTTCGCTGATTTCCTGCCGAAACTGTTCGACGGGACGCAGGGAACGGCGGATGATCAGCCAGGCGGCCAAAACGCTGAGCGGAACCAGCGCAATCACCGGCAGCAGCATGCCAAGGCCAGCCGCAAGGGCAGAGATATGCCGATGGGTCATCGAGTCGGCCACTTGAACGATGATCGTGTCGCTGACCGCTGTTGTCGTATAAATCCGGTATGTGTCGTTTTGCCAGAAACCGGGTGTTAGCGGTGCGGGCAGGGGGGCTGCGGCCTCGGCGTGGGAATGCATCAGGACGCGACCGCTTGCATCTCTCACCTGATAGATCAGATATCCGTCGGAATCGGGATCGACGGTCGTGAGGATTTGCACGGGGCTCTTCAGCGGATCGCGCTGCATGATGTCATCGACGACCAATGGCAAAAGCCGGTCGCCGGTCTCCTGCAGGGCGCTGTCGAAAATCTCTCCGAATTCAGCCTGCATGACGATGGCGCCGCAGCTTGCCGCCACCAGCCAAAGCACGGTAATCGCGCCGGAAAGCCACAGGAGAAGTTTGCGGGTAATGCTCGGCATGGTCATGCCGCTCCCGCAATGCTGTAGCCAACGCCGCGGACGGTTAGCAGGCGATCCTTGCCGATCTTTTTGCGCAACCGGCTGACATAGACTTCCACCGTATTGCTTTCGATTTCAGATCCGAACGCATACAGGGCTTCCTCGATGCGGGATTTGGAGACCACGGCACCGGGCCGTGCCAAAAGCGCATCAAGCACCGCCCATTCCCGGCTGGAGAGGCTAATGGCGTCGGCACCGTCGGCAATACGACGCTCGGCAGGATTGATTTCCAATGTGCCGATGCGAATGATTGGATTTGGCTTTGCGGCGTAACGGCGCGCGACCGCTAATATGCGTGCCGTCAGCTCATCGAGATTGAATGGCTTGACCAGATAATCGTCAGCACCGGAGTTGAGGCCCTCGATCCGATCCGAAATCTGGTCATGGGCGGTGAGGATAATGATCGGGGTCACGTCGCCATGGTCGCGCAACCGTTTCAGAAAGTCGATGCCGTTGCCGTCAGGCAAGCGCAGGTCAAGCAGTATCAGGCCATAGGCAACGGTCCTGGTACAGGCCTCGGCGTCCAGTAGCCCCTTCATCCAGTCCACAGCATGACCGGCCGCCCCGACATGATCGCGAATGGCCTGACCCAGAACAGCGTCATCTTCTACCAGCAATACCCGCATGCATATCTCCGATCAGAACGGCTGGGGCGCAAGACGCCCGAAATACAAAGCTGGACACCTCTAAAAACCTCCCCATTTTCCGCGTTTCATGATTCAATCCGGCCAGTGTGATTTTCTGGGAGCGGATGATGCGTGGGCAACCGGGCTTTTGGGATTTGGATGATCGTTACGAACGGCTGAGTGCCGTCGGCGATCCGCTGGAGAAGCTCAACAGCATCATTCCATGGGCGATATTTGAAAAACCTTTAGCGAAGGCGCTGAAGCGGTCCGACGGATCGAAGGGTGGACGTCCACCATTTCCGTCGGTTCTGATGTTTAAAATCCTGGTGCTGCAAGCGCTTTATAATCTCTCCGACGACCAAGCGGAGTTTGTTATCCAGGACCGGCTGTCGTTTATGCGTTTCCTTGGCCTTTCCCTTTCGCAGAAGGTGCCGGATGCCAAGACGATCTGGCTGTTCCGAGAGAGTTTGGTGCGTGCAGGTGCCATTGATAATCTGTTTGCCCGTTTCGACAAGCATCTCTCACGTTCCGGATATCTGGCCAAAGGCGGGCAGATCGTTGACGCCACGATCATCCAGGCTCCCAAGCAACATAACAGCCAGGACGAGAAAGACGCGATCAAGGCCGGCGAAATCCCTGAGGACTGGAAGGATAAACCCGCCAGGCTGGCCCAGAAGGACCGCGACGCGCGATGGACAGTGAAGTATTCCAAGGCGAAACGGCCAACGGAGACGCCGACGTCGACGACGACTGGCCAGCACGATATTGCCATTCCAATGTTTGGTTACAAAAACCATGCAGGCATCGACCGAGCCCATGGCTTTATCCGGGGATGGACGGTGACGAGTGCGAGCGCCCATGACGGAGCCCAGCTTCGAAACGTAGTGACCAAAGACAATACCGCGTCGACGGTCTGGGCCGATACGGCCTATCGCTCCAAGACCAACGAGGAATGGTTGCAGGACAATGGCCTAAAGTCCGACATCCATCAGAAGAAGCCAAAGGGCAAACCCATGCCGGAGGCGATGTCGCGCGCCAACGGCCGTCGTTCGAAGGTCCGCTCCGCCATCGAACATGTCTTTGCGCGGCAGAAGGACAAGATGAAGCTCTTCGTGCGCACCATCGGAATCAGCCGAGCGAGGGTGAAGATCGGCATGGCCAATATCACCTACAACATGCTTCGCTATGTCTGGCTGACTGGAAAACCACGGACCGCATAACGCGCAGCTGGCCGGAAGGCCGAAATGCATGCCGCAGATGCGGCAATCATCACAAAAAATGGGCGATCATCCGCGCGAGTTCATCGCGGAAATACATCCACGGCACCATCTTGCCAACTGCGACCGGTAAATCGAGGTGTCCAGCTTTTGACGTTCTTTATGACACCTAGCTTAAGCGGGTCGAAATTTCAGAAAAATCTTGGAAGGCAGCACACGGCGGATCTTTCAGCTTGGTGTCAGCGCAACTGCCGATAAAGGGCAATCGCGTCGATAAACGGTGTTTTCTACGTTCGTTGGCTGGATGCGGCGACGGCTCCCAGAAGCAGTCGATGGGTTGGTAGACAGGAGGTTCGATATGAAGATTGTGCTGATTGCCTTGTCTATCACTCTGGCTCTGGCAGGCACGACTTTGGCCGGGGGAAAATGCGCGGTGCCGCTGAAGGAATGGCAACCCCGAGAGAGTTTGCAGAGAAAGCTTGAAGGAGAGGGCTGGAATGTTCGCTCCATCCGGAGCGGCGACGGGTGCTATGAGGCCCACGCTATCGATTCCAGCGGCAACGCAGTCGAAGCCTATTTCG
This genomic window contains:
- a CDS encoding response regulator transcription factor, which encodes MRVLLVEDDAVLGQAIRDHVGAAGHAVDWMKGLLDAEACTRTVAYGLILLDLRLPDGNGIDFLKRLRDHGDVTPIIILTAHDQISDRIEGLNSGADDYLVKPFNLDELTARILAVARRYAAKPNPIIRIGTLEINPAERRIADGADAISLSSREWAVLDALLARPGAVVSKSRIEEALYAFGSEIESNTVEVYVSRLRKKIGKDRLLTVRGVGYSIAGAA
- a CDS encoding sensor histidine kinase — its product is MTMPSITRKLLLWLSGAITVLWLVAASCGAIVMQAEFGEIFDSALQETGDRLLPLVVDDIMQRDPLKSPVQILTTVDPDSDGYLIYQVRDASGRVLMHSHAEAAAPLPAPLTPGFWQNDTYRIYTTTAVSDTIIVQVADSMTHRHISALAAGLGMLLPVIALVPLSVLAAWLIIRRSLRPVEQFRQEISEKDHGNLAEIDLSPLPKELQPIGRSVNLLLTRLRAALDAEREFTANSAHELRTPIAGALAQTQMMLAQLREPEARARASQVETSLQKLAGLAEKLLQLSRAEAGIGSTGQAVDLVPVLDLVVEDFQRATGNAIVYRHPPTATLPRAISEDAFAIVIRNMIENAVRHGTQGVPVEVTLVEDGTICVVNGSPVLPPEQLVAIRKRFQRANATTPGSGLGLSIIERLAEQMNARFDILSPASGRQDGFEARLMI
- a CDS encoding IS5 family transposase, translated to MRGQPGFWDLDDRYERLSAVGDPLEKLNSIIPWAIFEKPLAKALKRSDGSKGGRPPFPSVLMFKILVLQALYNLSDDQAEFVIQDRLSFMRFLGLSLSQKVPDAKTIWLFRESLVRAGAIDNLFARFDKHLSRSGYLAKGGQIVDATIIQAPKQHNSQDEKDAIKAGEIPEDWKDKPARLAQKDRDARWTVKYSKAKRPTETPTSTTTGQHDIAIPMFGYKNHAGIDRAHGFIRGWTVTSASAHDGAQLRNVVTKDNTASTVWADTAYRSKTNEEWLQDNGLKSDIHQKKPKGKPMPEAMSRANGRRSKVRSAIEHVFARQKDKMKLFVRTIGISRARVKIGMANITYNMLRYVWLTGKPRTA
- a CDS encoding PepSY domain-containing protein, whose amino-acid sequence is MKIVLIALSITLALAGTTLAGGKCAVPLKEWQPRESLQRKLEGEGWNVRSIRSGDGCYEAHAIDSSGNAVEAYFDPKTFKPVDEND